One genomic segment of Amycolatopsis sp. WQ 127309 includes these proteins:
- a CDS encoding ATP-binding cassette domain-containing protein yields MSEILLDAVDLTKHYGSVEALRGASFQARAGEVTALIGDNGAGKSTLVKCLSGAEQPTSGKILLDGAEAHFDSPTTARRLGIETVYQDLAVAPELDPAANLFLGREIHRKGILGKLGMLDKAEMRRRAIEEFQRLGVTLQSTDVPIGSLSGGQRQSVAVARSVVWASKVVFMDEPTAALGVVQRERVLDVIKKVRDKGIAVVLISHNMPEVLSVADRVEVLRLGKRVARFAGAGTKLEDLVAAMTGALVQEEAA; encoded by the coding sequence ATGAGCGAAATCCTGCTGGACGCGGTCGACCTGACCAAGCACTACGGGTCGGTCGAGGCGCTGCGCGGGGCGTCGTTCCAGGCCCGCGCGGGTGAGGTGACGGCGCTGATCGGCGACAACGGCGCCGGCAAGTCCACCCTGGTCAAGTGCCTCTCCGGCGCGGAGCAGCCGACGTCGGGGAAGATCCTCCTGGACGGCGCGGAGGCGCACTTCGACTCCCCCACGACGGCCCGGCGCCTCGGCATCGAGACCGTCTACCAGGACCTGGCCGTCGCTCCCGAGCTGGATCCGGCCGCGAACCTGTTCCTGGGCCGGGAAATCCACCGCAAGGGCATCCTGGGCAAGCTGGGCATGCTGGACAAGGCCGAGATGCGCCGCCGGGCGATCGAGGAGTTCCAGCGGCTCGGCGTGACGCTGCAGAGCACCGACGTCCCGATCGGCTCGCTGTCCGGCGGGCAGCGCCAGAGCGTCGCCGTGGCGCGCTCGGTCGTCTGGGCGTCCAAGGTCGTGTTCATGGACGAGCCGACGGCCGCGCTGGGCGTCGTGCAGCGCGAGCGCGTGCTCGACGTCATCAAGAAGGTGCGCGACAAGGGCATCGCCGTCGTGCTGATCAGCCACAACATGCCCGAGGTGCTGTCGGTCGCCGACCGCGTCGAGGTGCTCCGGCTCGGCAAGCGCGTGGCCCGGTTCGCCGGCGCCGGCACCAAGCTGGAAGACCTCGTCGC
- a CDS encoding class I mannose-6-phosphate isomerase: protein MTLEPIRLPANQPPQFYRGGDAIAALRGASPDKKFGPEDWVASVSTMFGQETNGLTRLPSGAWLRDAVEADAPAWLGAKHVEVLGTSTGLLVKLLDAGQRLPVHFHPSDAFAKQHFDSHFGKTEAWIVVGTYGDDPRVYPGFKETLTKDTVSEWTREQDVPSMLGALNSVPVTAGDTVYIPSGLPHAIGEGVFVVELQQPTDFSLTIEWRDFLASPEKGHLGLGFDTAIQALDTSGWDAERLETIIKRTAGDTAATVDLLAAGSERFFQAEQLRTTELTTLSLDPSFAVLVVLDGAGTLRTEHGGEHALAKGDTYVVPFDAGQTELAGTATVIRCRPPALEGRTG, encoded by the coding sequence GTGACCCTCGAACCGATCCGGCTTCCGGCCAACCAGCCGCCGCAGTTCTACCGCGGGGGCGACGCCATCGCGGCGTTGCGCGGCGCCTCGCCCGACAAGAAGTTCGGCCCGGAGGACTGGGTCGCCTCGGTCAGCACCATGTTCGGCCAGGAGACCAACGGCCTGACCCGGCTCCCGAGCGGCGCCTGGCTGCGCGACGCCGTCGAGGCCGACGCCCCGGCGTGGCTCGGCGCCAAGCACGTCGAGGTGCTCGGGACGTCGACCGGGCTGCTGGTCAAGCTGCTCGACGCGGGCCAGCGGCTGCCGGTGCACTTCCACCCGTCCGACGCGTTCGCGAAGCAGCACTTCGACTCGCACTTCGGCAAGACCGAGGCGTGGATCGTGGTCGGCACCTACGGCGACGACCCGCGCGTCTACCCCGGTTTCAAGGAGACGCTCACCAAGGACACCGTGTCCGAGTGGACGCGGGAGCAGGACGTGCCGTCGATGCTGGGGGCGTTGAACAGCGTCCCGGTGACCGCGGGCGACACCGTCTACATCCCGTCCGGCCTGCCGCACGCGATCGGCGAGGGCGTGTTCGTCGTCGAACTGCAGCAGCCGACGGACTTCTCGCTGACCATCGAGTGGCGTGACTTCCTCGCTTCGCCGGAGAAGGGCCACCTCGGCCTCGGCTTCGACACCGCGATCCAGGCGCTGGACACGTCCGGCTGGGACGCCGAGCGCCTCGAGACCATCATCAAGCGGACCGCGGGCGACACCGCGGCCACGGTGGATCTGCTGGCCGCCGGATCGGAGCGGTTCTTCCAAGCCGAGCAGCTTCGCACGACCGAACTGACAACGTTGTCACTCGATCCGTCGTTCGCGGTGCTGGTCGTCCTCGACGGCGCAGGCACGCTGCGCACCGAGCACGGCGGCGAGCACGCGCTGGCGAAGGGCGACACCTACGTGGTCCCGTTCGACGCGGGCCAGACCGAGCTGGCCGGCACCGCGACGGTGATCCGCTGCCGCCCGCCGGCCCTCGAAGGGCGGACCGGATGA
- a CDS encoding LacI family DNA-binding transcriptional regulator, translating into MSDVARLAGVSIKTVSRVVNDEPAVHPDTAERVMAAIEQLGFRRNLGARNLRRGSTTGTIGLIVEDVGNPFYSELNRAVERIATSFGRQVLTGSSEENSDRERELVLEFCARRVDGILVVPAGLQHGYLVPEMRAGTPVVFIDRPAGDIVADTVLVDNLGGTIEAVTHLAKHGHRRIAFLGDSPDIFTAAERLRGFREGCVRNGISYDESLVSMRTPTQEGVGDAVKRLLHGPDAATAVIAGNNRVAVHLLRALAHAEYRPAMVGFDDFELADLLDPPVTVIAHDVSALGHAAAELLFARVQGDQSPPRKVVLPVHLVARGSGEVAP; encoded by the coding sequence ATGAGCGATGTGGCCAGGCTGGCGGGCGTGTCCATCAAGACCGTCTCGCGCGTGGTCAACGACGAACCGGCGGTGCACCCGGACACCGCCGAGCGGGTCATGGCGGCCATCGAGCAGCTGGGTTTCCGGCGCAACCTCGGCGCGCGCAACCTGCGCCGCGGGTCGACCACCGGGACCATCGGGCTGATCGTCGAGGACGTCGGCAACCCCTTCTACTCCGAGCTGAACCGCGCGGTGGAACGCATCGCGACGTCGTTCGGCCGGCAGGTGCTCACCGGCTCGTCCGAGGAGAACTCCGACCGCGAGCGCGAGCTCGTGCTGGAGTTCTGCGCGCGGCGGGTGGACGGCATCCTCGTCGTCCCGGCCGGCCTGCAGCACGGGTACCTGGTGCCGGAGATGCGCGCGGGCACGCCCGTGGTGTTCATCGACCGCCCGGCGGGCGACATCGTCGCCGACACCGTGCTCGTCGACAACCTCGGCGGCACCATCGAAGCCGTCACGCACCTGGCGAAACACGGCCACCGGCGGATCGCGTTCCTCGGCGACAGCCCGGACATCTTCACCGCGGCCGAGCGCCTGCGCGGGTTCCGCGAGGGCTGCGTGCGCAACGGCATCTCCTACGACGAGTCGCTGGTCTCGATGCGCACGCCGACCCAGGAGGGCGTCGGCGACGCCGTCAAGCGGCTGCTGCACGGGCCCGACGCCGCCACCGCGGTGATCGCGGGCAACAACCGGGTCGCCGTCCACCTGCTGCGGGCCCTGGCCCACGCCGAGTACCGCCCGGCGATGGTCGGCTTCGACGACTTCGAGCTGGCGGACCTGCTCGACCCGCCCGTCACCGTGATCGCGCACGACGTCAGCGCACTGGGCCACGCCGCGGCCGAGCTGCTCTTCGCCCGTGTCCAAGGAGATCAGTCCCCGCCGAGAAAGGTCGTCCTGCCCGTGCATCTCGTCGCCCGTGGTTCCGGTGAGGTCGCCCCGTGA